The sequence below is a genomic window from Pseudomonas cannabina.
CGAAGTCATGCTCAAGGACCTCTGGACCCAGCCACCCAAGCCATTCACCGAAGGCGACCTGATCAAAGCGATGAAGAACGTCGCCAAACTGGTGGAGGACCCGCTGCTCAAGCAAAAGCTCAAGGACACCACCGGCATCGGCACCGAAGCCACTCGCGCCGGGATCATTCAGGGTCTGCTGGACCGGGGTTATCTAACCAAGCAAGGCAAGGCCCTGTGTGCCACACCGGCAGCCTTCAGCCTGATCGACGCGGTGCCTCGCGCCATCGCCGACCCGGGCACTACAGCGATCTGGGAACAGGCGCTGGACATGGTGCAAAGCGGCGAAATGAGCCTCGAGGAGTTCGTCGCCAAGCAGGCAGCGTGGATGAGCAAACAGGTCAGTCGCTGCGTCGGCATGCGCATGACCATCAGCGGCCCGGCCAGCCCGGCAGGCGTTGCGCCGCCCTGGAAGAAAAAACGCAAGACCGCCAAGCGCAGCACTACGGCAGTTGCTGCGTCTGCGGGCGGTACGGTGAAGAAACCGCGTCGTGCGGCCAAACCCGCCGCCAAGAACTGAACATCGCGGTCATTGACTCGCAGAACAAAAGGCGCTGCACGTTTCACATGCCACACGCCTGGAAACTACAGACTTGAACGTTACACACAGGTGCTACACATGTCAGATCGCGAAATCATCGTCCCGCCCACCCTGCAATCAATCATGGACCGTGCAGGCTATGCACCGGCCGTCAGAGTGGGTGACACGCTCTATTGTGCCGGGCAAGTGGGACGCACACGGGATATGGAAGTCATCCTCAACCCGGAGGCGCAGTTCGTCGCCTGTTGGGAGAACCTGCGCACCGTACTGGCTGAAGGCGGCTGCACGTTCGACGACATCGTCGACATGACCACCTATCACGTCGCCATGAGCGAACACATGCCGGTATTCCGCGAAGTTAAGAACCGTATCTTCCCGCGCGGGCAATGTGCATGGACCTGCATAGGCGTCGCAGAACTGGCCCATCCCGGCCTGCTGCTGGAGATCAAATGCATCGCGGTCAGGCGCAGCGCCTGACCCCGCGATCAAAGGCTCGAGCGCAGCAGAATCTCATGACGCGAGGATTCGGGCTGAACGCTGTCCAGCCCGACCATCTCGTCGTGAGCCACAGCCTGGGCCATAAAAAGTTTCACATCCGGTACCGAAGACAGCACCTTGCGTGCCTCTTCTACCGAGGCAATGTGCAAGGTCTTGCCGGTTGAATCTTCTATCGGTACAGACTTGCCGTCCACTAAAGCGTGGAGCACGTAAGATCCGCCTTCCATGGAGATCAGATCGAGTTCGTGAACCTTGCTGTCTTTCACATGTTTTGTCAGGTCTTGAATGTTCAAAGTCACACCTCCGAGGGCGATCTGGAAATCAGCGCCTTGTAGAAATTGAGCCTTTGCCTGCGTGAACGTTCAGTTGTTTCAAGTCCGTCCGGCGCAATCCTCCTGCATGACTGCAGAATAAAGCGCCACGGCCGATGCTATTCTGAGCCGCCACCGGGCGCATGCTCCGCACCCCGACTAAAAACGAACACTCAAGGATAGACAGATGATTGATTTCAATAACAAGGGCTTCTTCAAACTCAAACAGAATGACGAATATGCCGACCGGGTCAAGGATCTGTTGCTGGATAACGAAGAAGTGATTGACTCTTACAAGTCCATGCGCGACGGCGTGGTGTTTACCACCAAACGCATCATTTCGGTCAACGTGCAGGGTTTGACCGGTAGCAAGAAAGATTTTACTTCCCTGCCGTACAAAAACATCGTGGCCTGGTCGGTTGAAACCTCGGGCACCTTCGACCTGGACTCCGAGCTGGAAATTTACTTTTCGGCAATCGGCAAGGTGAAATTCGAATTCACCGGTAAAACGTCGGTTGTCCAGATCTCCAGGTACATTTCGCAACACCTGCTGGGCTAACCGCTGGCACGAGATGCTTGTGTAGGCGCTTCAGGAGATTTCGCCGGCTTCGATGGGCTG
It includes:
- a CDS encoding RidA family protein; translation: MSDREIIVPPTLQSIMDRAGYAPAVRVGDTLYCAGQVGRTRDMEVILNPEAQFVACWENLRTVLAEGGCTFDDIVDMTTYHVAMSEHMPVFREVKNRIFPRGQCAWTCIGVAELAHPGLLLEIKCIAVRRSA
- a CDS encoding DUF6482 family protein; translated protein: MTLNIQDLTKHVKDSKVHELDLISMEGGSYVLHALVDGKSVPIEDSTGKTLHIASVEEARKVLSSVPDVKLFMAQAVAHDEMVGLDSVQPESSRHEILLRSSL
- a CDS encoding PH domain-containing protein — its product is MIDFNNKGFFKLKQNDEYADRVKDLLLDNEEVIDSYKSMRDGVVFTTKRIISVNVQGLTGSKKDFTSLPYKNIVAWSVETSGTFDLDSELEIYFSAIGKVKFEFTGKTSVVQISRYISQHLLG